One segment of Thermococcus sp. AM4 DNA contains the following:
- a CDS encoding FAD-binding oxidoreductase encodes MPTRELPERSEITIIGGGIVGVTIAHELAKRGEEVTVIEKRFIGSGSTFRCGTGIRQQFNDEANVQVMKRSVELWKKYSEEYGFSFEQTGYLFLLYDDEEVEEFRRNIAIQNRFGVPTRLITPEEAKEIVPLLDISEVIAASWNPTDGKADPFHSTAKFAIKAEEFGAKLVEYTEVKDFIIENGEIKGLKTSRGVIKTGIVVNATNAWAKLINAMAGISTRIPIEPYKHQAVITQPIKKGAIKPMVISFKYGHAYLTQTAHGGVVGGVGYELGPTYDLSPTYEFLREVSYYFTKIIPALRELLILRTWAGYYAKTPDSNPAIGKIEELSDYYIAAGFSGHGFMMAPAVAEMVADLITRGRTDLPVEWYDPYRFERGELRGQALQMG; translated from the coding sequence ATGCCGACGAGGGAACTTCCCGAGAGGAGCGAGATAACGATTATCGGTGGCGGAATAGTCGGCGTTACAATAGCGCACGAGTTAGCTAAGCGCGGTGAGGAGGTCACTGTAATAGAGAAGCGCTTCATCGGCTCGGGCTCCACCTTCCGTTGCGGAACAGGAATAAGACAGCAGTTCAACGACGAGGCCAACGTCCAGGTTATGAAGCGCTCCGTCGAGCTGTGGAAGAAGTACAGCGAGGAGTACGGCTTCTCCTTCGAGCAGACCGGCTACCTCTTCCTGCTCTACGACGACGAGGAGGTCGAGGAGTTCAGGCGCAACATCGCGATACAGAACCGCTTCGGCGTCCCGACGAGGCTCATAACGCCGGAAGAGGCCAAGGAGATAGTGCCGCTCCTCGACATCAGCGAGGTCATTGCCGCTTCCTGGAACCCAACCGACGGAAAGGCGGACCCCTTCCACTCCACCGCGAAGTTCGCGATAAAGGCCGAGGAGTTCGGGGCCAAGCTCGTCGAGTATACCGAGGTCAAGGACTTCATCATCGAGAACGGCGAGATTAAGGGGCTGAAGACGAGCAGGGGAGTCATAAAGACGGGCATAGTCGTCAACGCCACCAACGCCTGGGCCAAGCTCATCAACGCGATGGCAGGAATAAGCACGAGGATTCCGATAGAGCCCTACAAGCATCAAGCTGTTATCACGCAGCCCATAAAGAAGGGAGCGATTAAGCCGATGGTCATATCCTTCAAGTACGGGCACGCCTACCTCACCCAGACCGCCCACGGCGGCGTCGTCGGCGGAGTCGGCTACGAGCTCGGGCCAACCTACGACCTCAGCCCGACCTACGAGTTCCTGCGCGAGGTGAGCTACTACTTCACCAAGATTATTCCGGCTTTAAGGGAGCTCCTAATCCTGAGAACCTGGGCCGGCTACTACGCAAAGACACCCGACAGCAATCCAGCCATAGGGAAAATCGAGGAGCTGAGCGACTACTACATTGCCGCGGGTTTCAGCGGGCACGGCTTCATGATGGCCCCGGCTGTGGCAGAGATGGTGGCGGACCTTATTACGAGGGGCAGAACAGACCTGCCAGTCGAGTGGTACGACCCGTACCGCTTCGAGCGCGGA
- a CDS encoding FAD-dependent oxidoreductase: MRKLDLTEKDPSKRVTIYFEGQPLEAYEGEKITVALLANGVYWLTTSTEGRKRGAFTFGPVPMVVNGVKNVNARKTTVRDGMRLEKQGYGDFQETVEIDESKPVLRYVVDVAVIGAGPAGLGVVKEIGGRLTTAIIEEKGWLGGDLKLKGVEQEGFGDPMEALKELTDLPENTRIFLKSVAIGVFDKGEYFLVPIVRGDQLIELLAKRVVLATGAVDNIMLFENNDYPGVFRRSDALEVMNVWGVAPGKKVAVVGAFPEELTAELDRWGIEYVVVPNPKRVEGKEKVERLIDANGNVYEVDAVIVSDGRRPDINPVTQAGGKLYFKRGYYRPVLDSNHRIREGIYVAGSAVSIKPHYANYLEGRLVGAYILREFGFEAEPCIYEERLKNYEPIAVPVHRLPLDEFNGEDVQICGCDVTLRKVDDVVKSGITDLQIIKRLTHLAMGFCQGRFCLFNGAIVVSQRTGTPMDKLDIPVARPPLKNIKMKVPARRD; the protein is encoded by the coding sequence ATGCGAAAGCTCGACCTTACCGAGAAGGACCCTTCTAAGAGAGTCACGATTTACTTTGAGGGACAACCCCTGGAGGCCTACGAGGGCGAGAAGATTACCGTCGCGCTTCTCGCGAACGGGGTCTACTGGCTCACGACGAGCACCGAGGGCAGAAAGAGGGGTGCCTTCACCTTCGGCCCGGTTCCGATGGTCGTCAACGGCGTCAAGAACGTCAACGCGAGGAAGACAACGGTTAGAGACGGCATGAGGCTTGAGAAGCAGGGCTACGGCGACTTCCAGGAGACTGTAGAAATCGACGAGAGCAAGCCCGTTCTCCGCTATGTTGTTGACGTGGCCGTTATCGGCGCCGGTCCGGCTGGCCTTGGCGTCGTCAAGGAAATCGGCGGAAGGCTCACGACGGCGATAATCGAGGAGAAGGGCTGGCTCGGCGGAGACTTAAAGCTCAAGGGCGTCGAGCAGGAGGGCTTTGGAGACCCCATGGAGGCCCTGAAGGAGCTCACCGATTTGCCAGAGAACACCCGCATCTTCCTGAAGAGCGTCGCGATAGGTGTCTTCGACAAGGGCGAGTACTTCCTCGTGCCTATCGTTAGGGGCGACCAGCTGATTGAGCTCCTCGCCAAGCGCGTGGTTTTGGCTACCGGAGCCGTTGACAACATCATGCTCTTCGAGAACAACGATTATCCCGGCGTCTTCAGGAGGAGCGACGCGCTCGAAGTCATGAACGTCTGGGGAGTTGCGCCAGGAAAGAAGGTGGCCGTCGTCGGGGCCTTTCCGGAGGAGCTGACGGCCGAGCTCGACCGCTGGGGGATTGAGTACGTCGTCGTGCCCAACCCGAAGCGCGTTGAGGGTAAAGAGAAGGTCGAGAGGCTCATAGACGCAAACGGCAACGTTTACGAGGTCGACGCCGTCATAGTCTCCGACGGCAGAAGACCCGACATAAACCCCGTAACCCAGGCCGGCGGAAAGCTGTACTTCAAGCGCGGTTACTACCGTCCGGTTCTCGACTCAAACCACAGAATCCGCGAGGGAATCTACGTTGCAGGCAGTGCGGTTTCGATAAAGCCCCACTACGCGAACTACCTCGAGGGAAGGCTCGTAGGTGCTTACATTCTCAGGGAGTTCGGCTTCGAGGCCGAGCCCTGCATATACGAGGAGAGGCTGAAGAACTACGAGCCGATAGCTGTCCCAGTCCACAGGCTTCCGCTCGACGAGTTCAACGGCGAGGACGTCCAGATTTGCGGCTGCGACGTGACGCTGAGAAAGGTCGACGACGTCGTGAAGTCCGGCATCACCGACCTCCAGATAATCAAAAGGCTGACCCACCTCGCCATGGGCTTCTGCCAGGGACGCTTCTGCCTCTTCAACGGTGCCATCGTTGTATCCCAGAGAACCGGAACGCCGATGGATAAACTCGACATTCCCGTCGCGAGGCCCCCGCTCAAGAACATCAAGATGAAGGTTCCCGCGAGGAGGGATTGA
- a CDS encoding ATP-binding protein — MQSLYLSLFEECKREYERALGRGHFEAAREYALKCARILRVLAEKVPGKREFYLEKAESWERAAKEIKSKPPSTASPGNVQRTGLEDEYRSYVEGLISKSAVTWKDIGGLYEVKKLLAQNVALAFAKKPEAIKPWRGILLFGPPGTGKTLLASAAAGSLKATFFNVKASDVLSKYYGESSKLISALYGIAKEKAPSIIFIDEVDALSLKRENVHEATRRTLATLLAEIDGFKGGEEKFVLTLASTNTPWDLDEALLSRFPLRIYVPLPDKEAAREIVKIHTRGLDISKLDLNVIAEESVRRLYSGREIANLCSMAIHHMLEDVNPELADLERLSSMEVKDLRLKVRPLEMEDFETSFRRIKSPLTRKNIEKYEKWAEEFGE, encoded by the coding sequence ATGCAGTCCCTCTACCTATCCCTTTTTGAGGAGTGCAAAAGGGAGTACGAAAGGGCCCTCGGGCGGGGCCATTTTGAGGCCGCGAGGGAATACGCCCTCAAGTGCGCCCGGATCCTCAGGGTTCTCGCCGAGAAAGTCCCGGGGAAGAGGGAGTTCTACCTGGAAAAGGCGGAGAGCTGGGAGAGGGCTGCTAAAGAGATTAAATCAAAGCCTCCAAGCACGGCATCCCCTGGCAACGTTCAGCGGACGGGCCTCGAAGATGAGTACCGTTCCTACGTTGAGGGGCTCATATCAAAATCGGCCGTCACGTGGAAGGACATCGGTGGACTCTACGAGGTGAAAAAGCTTCTGGCCCAAAACGTCGCGCTCGCCTTCGCGAAGAAGCCTGAAGCAATAAAGCCCTGGAGGGGCATCCTGCTCTTCGGCCCGCCGGGGACGGGGAAGACCCTCCTAGCGAGTGCAGCCGCGGGAAGCCTGAAGGCGACGTTCTTCAACGTCAAGGCCAGCGACGTTCTGAGTAAATACTACGGTGAGTCATCGAAACTGATAAGCGCCCTCTATGGGATTGCAAAAGAAAAAGCACCGAGCATAATTTTCATCGATGAGGTTGATGCATTGAGCCTAAAAAGGGAGAACGTCCATGAGGCGACCCGGAGGACTCTGGCCACTCTTCTGGCAGAGATAGACGGCTTCAAGGGAGGGGAAGAAAAGTTCGTTCTCACACTGGCATCGACGAACACGCCGTGGGACTTAGATGAGGCTTTACTCAGCAGGTTTCCGCTGAGGATATACGTGCCCCTACCGGACAAAGAAGCCGCCAGGGAAATCGTGAAGATACACACCCGGGGGCTGGACATCTCAAAGCTTGACCTCAATGTCATAGCTGAGGAGAGCGTTAGACGGCTGTACTCGGGCAGGGAGATAGCCAACCTGTGTAGCATGGCCATTCATCACATGCTCGAAGACGTCAATCCAGAGCTCGCCGACCTGGAAAGGCTCTCGAGCATGGAAGTCAAGGATCTCAGGCTGAAGGTCAGGCCCCTTGAAATGGAGGATTTTGAGACATCTTTTAGGAGAATTAAGAGCCCGCTGACGCGGAAAAACATCGAGAAATACGAGAAGTGGGCGGAGGAGTTTGGAGAATAA
- a CDS encoding PEGA domain-containing protein, whose product MRKLPVALVLLIAVALLGVSAPGIKADGSQVYWVKSYGGSGDDVINDVKVLPDGSIIAVGSTDSNGAGSDDVLVMKLSSEGNVEWAKTYGGSRGDVAFAVAIAENGDIIVAGYTDSFGASSDVWVLRLDENGNVKWQKTYGGSHIDGAHAVAIAPNGNIVVAGRTYSFGAGGIWVLRLDSEGNVKWQKTYGGSGASAVALAENGDIVVTGSFTMRLDANGNVIWTKNINGNAVAIAENGDIIVTGGYGGDVWVLRLDENGNVKWQKTYGGSWGDEARAVAIAPNGDIIVAGYTNSFGAGDYDFWVLRLDENGNIKWQKTYGGSDYDRANAVAIAENGDIIAAGETWSFGAGGYDVWVLRLPPDGNLLYCNLCGNYNARITTPSVQVSDSSATVQDTNANVQTTYAYFNPWNPTVKTQYISIGTLSVTTNPLGAEVYINGTYAGTTPLTTNLSVGTYEVTLKKENYTDYTTTVTIKPGEETTLNVNLTLLPAHLTINSNPPGAKVYINGTYAGTTPLSNYELQPGTYSIKLTKYGYYDYSTTITLQPNETKTLNITLNPNYAHLTIESDPSGASVYVNGTYKGETPLTLDLMAGSYSIKLSRQDYKDYTETVTLSPGDVKSLSITLTPKFGFLSVTSEPSGAKVYVDGNYIGETPLEDYKLPTGEHEVKVEKSGYQPFVKSVTIKPGETASVKATLTLLPGTLKITSQPSGAEVYINGTYKGVTPLTLELEPGSYTIRLTLNGYQDYTTTTTISPGKTKAISATLKPAYGYLSVDSSPSGAEVYVDGNSIGETPITDYKLSPGEHEVKIKKDGYKEYTKIVTITAGEKKTLSASLVLISPPTSSTTTSGTTTTSSTTTTTTTGSTTTTTTTSSTPTTTTTTIPPASSSETLPAQTSGGSKLNPLYLAGAFIGLILIGGIAAKAVRKKPEKPPKETKETAEKQERDGTEGSSKPVPRKESPIPGFPSALLDKYEPLEFIGEGGFAKVFKAKKKKDGKIVALKIPRIDERTSKTFIKEVSTWLHLDHPNIVKLYDVDILPIPYLEMEYVEGVKVNGKTVRDLGGYPKPVDEKIALKLIRGIAEGLRHAHSKGIYHRDLKPLNVLLKADLTPKITDWGLAKLGTMSSSRSVLGYTPLYASPEHLMPGKYGHTDHRTDIWQLGVTFYELLTGKLPFEGYTYEEVFGKITDESYRFTPPSKINPALAKYDGIFEKLLAKRKEDRYQSVDEFLRDLERLEEIERKRAELEKEVEELKKTLSKSIQALKRSTTPEEALRNRRLVVETLGRLALAYAELNRKAELLNTLNDLKFYTVQNLADLTNAISTVELLIKENLPLSDDLIERLKVLVHNIKRENGA is encoded by the coding sequence ATGAGGAAACTCCCAGTTGCGCTGGTCCTGCTGATCGCGGTTGCCCTGTTGGGAGTCAGTGCCCCCGGGATTAAAGCCGATGGGAGTCAGGTTTACTGGGTCAAGAGCTATGGCGGTAGCGGTGATGACGTTATCAATGACGTTAAGGTTCTACCGGATGGGAGCATTATCGCTGTGGGTTCCACTGATTCAAATGGAGCTGGTAGCGACGATGTCCTTGTAATGAAGCTTTCGTCTGAGGGTAACGTGGAATGGGCAAAGACTTACGGCGGAAGTAGGGGAGACGTGGCTTTCGCGGTTGCCATTGCAGAGAACGGGGACATTATAGTAGCTGGTTACACTGACAGCTTCGGCGCTAGTAGTGATGTTTGGGTTCTTCGTTTGGACGAGAATGGTAACGTGAAATGGCAAAAAACATACGGAGGAAGTCATATTGATGGCGCCCACGCCGTTGCTATAGCTCCCAACGGGAACATCGTCGTGGCTGGAAGAACTTACAGCTTCGGTGCTGGAGGCATTTGGGTTCTCAGGCTTGACAGCGAGGGAAACGTGAAATGGCAAAAAACATACGGAGGAAGTGGGGCTTCTGCGGTTGCTCTCGCTGAGAACGGAGATATTGTTGTCACGGGTTCTTTTACGATGCGACTTGATGCGAACGGAAACGTAATCTGGACAAAAAATATTAATGGCAACGCGGTTGCAATAGCTGAAAACGGGGATATAATCGTTACTGGCGGTTATGGTGGCGACGTTTGGGTTCTTCGCCTGGACGAGAATGGGAACGTAAAATGGCAGAAGACTTACGGCGGGAGCTGGGGGGATGAGGCTCGCGCGGTTGCTATCGCGCCAAACGGGGACATTATAGTGGCTGGCTACACTAACAGCTTTGGCGCTGGCGATTATGACTTTTGGGTTCTTAGGCTTGACGAGAACGGAAACATCAAATGGCAAAAAACCTACGGCGGAAGCGATTATGATCGGGCCAACGCGGTTGCCATTGCAGAAAACGGGGATATTATTGCCGCAGGTGAAACTTGGAGCTTCGGCGCTGGTGGTTATGACGTTTGGGTTCTCCGTCTCCCGCCGGATGGAAACCTGCTCTACTGCAACCTCTGCGGGAATTACAATGCACGGATTACCACTCCGAGTGTTCAGGTGAGTGATTCCAGCGCGACAGTTCAAGATACCAACGCAAACGTGCAAACCACCTATGCCTATTTCAACCCGTGGAATCCTACAGTGAAGACTCAATACATCTCCATCGGAACCCTCAGCGTCACCACAAATCCCCTTGGAGCTGAAGTTTACATTAACGGAACCTACGCCGGAACAACCCCACTCACCACGAACCTATCAGTAGGAACCTACGAGGTCACGCTCAAAAAAGAAAACTATACAGACTACACCACAACCGTGACGATAAAACCCGGAGAGGAGACGACCCTCAACGTCAATCTAACACTCCTTCCAGCGCATTTAACGATTAACTCAAACCCGCCAGGAGCCAAAGTTTACATCAACGGAACTTACGCCGGCACGACCCCCCTCTCAAACTACGAACTCCAGCCGGGGACTTACTCGATAAAACTCACCAAATATGGATACTACGATTACTCAACAACCATCACCCTCCAGCCAAACGAGACTAAAACACTAAACATTACCCTAAATCCAAATTATGCACACTTAACTATTGAATCTGACCCATCTGGAGCGAGTGTTTACGTTAACGGTACTTACAAGGGTGAAACACCCTTGACTCTTGATTTAATGGCCGGCTCTTATTCGATAAAACTCTCCAGGCAAGATTACAAGGATTACACTGAAACTGTAACCCTCTCGCCGGGAGATGTTAAGAGCCTATCAATAACGCTAACTCCGAAATTCGGATTTTTGAGCGTCACGTCAGAACCCTCAGGCGCTAAAGTCTACGTTGATGGGAATTACATCGGAGAAACACCCTTGGAGGATTACAAACTCCCCACTGGCGAGCACGAGGTGAAAGTGGAGAAGAGTGGTTATCAGCCGTTCGTAAAGAGCGTGACCATCAAACCCGGTGAAACCGCCAGTGTGAAGGCAACCCTAACACTCCTTCCTGGAACGCTAAAAATCACCAGCCAGCCCAGTGGGGCTGAAGTTTACATCAACGGCACTTACAAGGGCGTGACTCCATTGACTTTAGAACTCGAACCCGGGAGTTATACAATAAGGCTCACCCTGAACGGTTATCAGGACTACACAACGACAACAACCATCTCCCCCGGGAAAACAAAAGCTATCTCGGCGACCTTAAAGCCAGCATATGGTTATCTGAGTGTTGACTCCTCCCCCTCTGGTGCAGAAGTTTACGTTGACGGTAACTCCATCGGCGAGACCCCCATAACCGATTACAAGCTTTCTCCAGGCGAGCATGAAGTGAAGATCAAAAAGGACGGTTACAAGGAGTATACGAAAATCGTAACCATCACGGCAGGAGAAAAGAAAACGTTGAGTGCTTCCCTCGTACTCATCTCTCCACCAACTTCAAGCACCACAACCTCAGGAACTACAACCACGTCAAGCACTACAACTACGACCACTACCGGTTCAACAACAACCACTACCACCACAAGCTCGACACCAACAACTACCACTACAACGATTCCTCCTGCCTCCAGTTCAGAAACTTTACCAGCCCAAACCTCAGGAGGATCAAAACTTAACCCCCTCTACCTTGCAGGAGCCTTTATCGGCCTCATCCTCATCGGCGGCATAGCAGCAAAAGCCGTGAGGAAGAAACCTGAGAAACCTCCAAAAGAGACAAAAGAAACAGCAGAAAAACAAGAAAGAGATGGAACAGAAGGAAGTTCAAAGCCAGTCCCACGGAAGGAATCACCCATCCCCGGCTTCCCGTCTGCGCTCTTGGATAAATATGAACCCCTCGAATTCATAGGCGAAGGAGGCTTCGCCAAAGTATTCAAAGCCAAGAAGAAGAAAGACGGTAAAATCGTCGCCCTGAAAATCCCGCGCATAGACGAGAGAACCAGCAAAACCTTCATCAAAGAGGTCTCAACCTGGCTCCACCTTGATCACCCGAACATTGTCAAACTCTACGACGTGGACATACTCCCCATCCCGTACCTTGAGATGGAGTACGTCGAGGGCGTGAAGGTTAATGGAAAAACCGTCAGGGATCTCGGAGGTTACCCCAAGCCTGTAGACGAAAAGATTGCCCTAAAGCTCATCAGGGGCATCGCCGAGGGACTCAGGCACGCGCACTCAAAGGGCATCTATCACCGTGATCTCAAACCGCTCAACGTCCTTCTCAAAGCCGACCTAACACCCAAGATAACCGACTGGGGGCTGGCGAAGCTCGGGACAATGAGCTCAAGCAGGAGCGTCCTCGGCTACACGCCGCTCTATGCTTCTCCCGAACACCTGATGCCGGGCAAGTACGGGCACACAGACCATAGAACGGACATCTGGCAATTGGGCGTTACATTCTACGAACTCTTAACCGGCAAACTGCCCTTCGAGGGCTACACCTACGAGGAGGTCTTCGGCAAGATAACCGATGAAAGCTACCGCTTCACGCCGCCCTCGAAGATCAACCCCGCTCTTGCCAAGTACGACGGTATCTTCGAGAAGCTTTTGGCAAAGAGGAAGGAGGATCGCTACCAGTCCGTTGACGAGTTCCTGAGGGACCTCGAAAGACTTGAGGAGATCGAGAGGAAGAGGGCCGAGCTGGAGAAGGAGGTTGAGGAGCTGAAGAAGACCCTCTCAAAGAGCATTCAGGCCCTCAAACGGAGCACCACTCCGGAAGAGGCCCTCAGGAACAGAAGGCTCGTGGTCGAAACCCTCGGCAGGCTGGCTTTGGCTTACGCAGAGCTCAACAGAAAGGCCGAGCTTTTGAACACCCTCAACGACCTCAAGTTCTACACGGTTCAGAACCTTGCCGATCTTACCAACGCGATAAGCACGGTGGAGCTTCTCATCAAAGAGAACCTCCCCTTGAGCGACGACCTCATAGAAAGGCTTAAGGTTTTGGTTCACAACATAAAGAGGGAGAACGGGGCGTGA